AATTTCCGGACAAAAGGTCGGAACTGCGTATTCAACAGAAGTtgaacaaaaacagaaaactaaATGCAACTTAGGTTAAACCTAAAACGAGACTACAAACAGCTGCTTAGACAATCTTAATGGGCACATCGATTAGACAGTCTGTTTCCAGTCGCCCCAGCGTCTTCTTTACGCGCAGGGCAGTCAGCCGAACGGTGGGATTCGGGTGCCAGCACTCCTGCATGATCTTGGATACGGTGGCGAGTACATCATCCTCCTGCCAGCGTGATGGTATCGGCGGCCGGAAACCCTTTACGCACACAACAGCGTGCATGTCCTCGAACGTGGGATCCGAGGGCACCACATCGTGATAGGGCAGGGCGTAGTCCTCGCAGGTGGTCGTCTTGGTGCCCGATACGGGTGTGTAGCAGCGACGGGTCATCTCCCACAGAACGAGACCCACTGAATACATATCAGCCCGTTTGAACTCTTCAAACTGCTTGGGATCCAGCTGCTGACTCAATACTTCTGGAGCCATGTAGCGTCGAGTGCCGACACGTGGATTCTGTGCAATGTGAATGACATCCAGTTCCGAGTTGTACTTCACTGCCAGCCCGAAGTCAGCAATAGCGCACTGCCCATTCCGCTTGACCAAAATGTTCTTGCTCTTGATATCGCGATGAGCGATAGCTGGTTTGCCAGGGGTTCCGAAAATCTCGTCGTGCAGGTGGGCCAATCCGGAGGCCAGCGAAAACGCCAGCAATTGCAGCTTCTGCGGATTGATCACCGACATTGAGAGGTAATCGTGTAGGCTGCCCATCTCGTGGTAGTCGGTGATCAGCAACATCTGTGTCCAGCTACCATTACCCTTGATATCGGCGGCAATGAAGCCCAAGATATTGTCGTGTCGCATCAGCACTGTCTGATAGATTTCAGTCTCGCGGAACCAAGAAGCCTCTTCGGTCGTAAAGAAGGTCTTGACGGCCACCCGCTCATCGCGCCATTTGGCCAGCCAGACCTCGCCATATCGTCCTTTGCCCACCAGTCGCACCATCTGAATCTGCTTGGCAATGGTTCTTTGCACCAGCAATGGTAATCCCGATCCGGAGCCCGAACTCTGTTCCACCAGTTGTGACAAAGGCGACAGCTGTGAGTTGCACATTGAGTTGATGAGACGTGGCTGCTTGCGCAGCTTCTCGCGTCGCTTGTAGGTGAAACATAAGCTAGCCACGATCAGCATAAACACGGACAGGGAGATGATGATGGAGCCAAAGACGGCCAGCGTGTGTAGGGACTCGCTGCTCACGGGCAAATCCGGCGCTGGTGTGGTCAGCTTGGGTGTGTAGGTGGGGTACAGGTCACGGTTGCAGAAGTCCTCCTTGTCGCAGCAGACAATGTTCTTGCCATGCAGGTGGGGTACAGCGGCTACCTTGCACTGTaacaaaaagatattttcatTAGCTATGGATTTATTGTATGGATTAATAGGGGACTCACCATGAGAAAACCACCGTTGTCTTCGGGAGGCATGCATCCATATGTACGCTCCTCCTCGTACATCCCGGTCGTCTCATCGTAAAGCTGTTGGACTGCGCTGAAGCAACTGCCACCGGGTCTGGTCTCGCAGGTTCCATTGCTTACATTGTCCGGACAACTGCCATCGCAGTAGCAGGTTAGGGAGCGGGCTAAAATGGCAAcagaatataattaatataccATTCATTGATAATCCATATGAAATGAAGAGTCTGGTAAGAATCAAATTATCTTGTTAACATCACCAATTTTACGACTCTTGCGTATTTATTCCTGCCTGAAAATGGGATTGGTCATGACTTTTAAGCTAATAAAAGATCTTAGCTTCCTTAACGTCTTTTTCTGACTTTACGCTTCCCAAAGACCCCTATAATATGTCCTTATGATATCCGGTTATAATAACTAGTCGTCTGTTGCAGTAATGCACTTAAAGTTGACGAGTGGGTTGGTCTTATCCCCACCTTTAAACCAATCATCCACAATCTTTCATTGGGATTAAGTACAGTAGTAAACTGCTAACATTGTTTCCTAAAAACACTAGTTACTGCTTCTCTTCCAACCTTAATTATAATCTCCTTAATCCTGATCATAAATCCGAAAACTACAGATTAAGCAAACAAGAAGTCTTCAGGAGGTTTATTAACGTTTTATTGCTATGCTTCGAAAGTTTTTAACTTCCGTACTCGGACCTGTATTACAATATTAGTGGTCAAGTAGTACTCCCAAAATCAATCTGATGAGTTGGCTATTTTGAGTCTGCAATTATAAACGCCGGCAGAAACCAAACCGCAACTGTAGCACAAAAATGCGTTTGAGCATGAAGAGTGGGCCGTGGCTGCAAGTAGCAAGTAGCAAGTAGCTGGTAACGGTAACTCGAGCAATTGATTCAGGTCGCTGGCAAATCTGCAACTAATTACAAGCTCGTTGCTGTTTCTTCTCGGTAGCCTAGCTGCCTTTTCCACCACCACTTGACCAAGCCATCGGCACACGAGGAGGAGCGCAGAGCTGCAGCTGAAGCTCAACCGTTATGGAGTGGGCGTTGTGGCCATTGGGCGCTAGTTTTACGGCCATTTGCCGCCTGCGACAGCCATCGAGGAAAACATTAAGTGCGTTTTCCTCGACGGAGATGAGGGGCAGACAGCCGTTAGATGAATGAGTTACGGTCGAGTGGGTGGCTTTCCCATGGATCGTCGGATTGCTGGAGTGCCACGACCTGCTCAATACGATttcgcatttaattgcattcagCCGCTTGCAGTTGAGTTCATTCATAAAAACGCCTTTAATGCCAAAGCGAATGTGCCATATTTTTTACGGTTCGTGGCTGGCACAAGGTGATTTGTTTACCCACAGACTGTGCGAAAGGTATTTAGCATATTTTTAGACATTTTTATTGACCATTTATAAATCGTAAAGCCCGAAACGGATGTGTGTCATGCTGGATCTGCTGGATACTTTGGAGCGCACATAGATCGTTCCGCACATTTGCTGACTAGCTTTCGGTGTGGATTGTTTTCCGATTCTCATTATTGTTTATTGGCGTTCGCAATTCTGGGAAAACAAAACTCTCGGATTCCATTCCATTCGGTTATTTACGCTCAAACGAGCTCGTTACAAGACCCCGGCCATCCATCAAAGCCACAACATTCACACGAAAAACGAGATCGCAGATCGCAGTTAAGAGCTATTAATGGTAATGCTTAAAAATGCTCTGAAAGATACAATTCCGCTGATTAACGATGCGAATTCCTagcgtttctttttttttcgggggagCCATATCCGAACAGGTCGCGTGTTGCCAAGGCTGCAGCACAAAAAATGCAAGTGACACATGCATACCACTCACAGTGCGCACTTTCAGttgcagatacaaatacaaatactaaAGAGCGAGACGCAAACAAATCCACAAATTGGCGGATGTTGCCTGCATTTGGGCACGCCCATTGCTACGGCGagataataatttaattacaatttaataGCCAGCGACAGCTGCTGTTTGGTCGCTGTCGCCACGCGTTTCCCTCGCGGTTTTTATCGCGCCAATTGTATCTGATGTCGGTTGGCATGCAAAACGTGCAAAACGATGCAGATACATAGCCAGCCAGCCAATTGTTTTGGGTTTCATTGAAAACTAGCTGTGTTTCAGCTAGCCAAGTTTTATTCGCTGCCAACTTTTATCCGCAAATACCTGTTGCTTCTCATCTCTTTCAGCAAAAGCAACGAAAACAAATCACTGAGCACCGGGAACGATGACCACGTAGCACGGTAGCCTGTTGCGGTGCAGACAAATTATGAATTTCTTACCAGACCAGACcgaccaacaaaaaaaaaaaaaaaaaatcggcCAACCAAATTATGAAACGAACCGCGGACAACCAAGTGGCATCCGCCGGGTAGAAAGGGGAATTAAAAGGGCTTGGAGGAAGAAGACGTCGCGCTTCAAAACCAAATTGGTTGCCTCTTTCGGTTAGCTGTTCAGCTTCAGTTTTGGCTCGGGGGGCAAGGCAATGTGGCGGCTCCAAGTTGGCGCCAAGTGCACGCGCTTGCCACTCAGCAAAACCCGAAAAGTGAAGAAAAAACAGATCGGAGGAAACCAAACTGAACCTGGCCGGCAGGCCCAGAACAAAGCAATCTCCAGGTTGGCCTTGTGTGTGAGTTTGTTTGCTAGTTGCCGGTTGCAATAAACAACCATTTTTATGTGAAACTCTTCAAACACGAAAGGGAAGTCACAGGATCAGAGGCCCTATATGGCCGGCATTCAAACGCACAAAGATGCAGCCTCGTAAAACAATATTTCCAATCATAAACGGTTGGcgtaaaagaaaaaaaatactgATTCCAATCATAATTGGCATTATTCCAAACATGTCTCCGAAGATATTTCTTTGCTGAGtggaaagaaaccaaaaacagccagtaatttcagttttaaaatatgaaCAGCAAATTAAACAACAATAACTTGTGTATTAGTTTGTATTCTTGGCTTGCATAAAACTCTAAACGGATGATTAAGGGATGGGAGATCAAGCTGAAGGCTATAGCTATTCCACTTGGCCCTTGTGGGTGGAGCAAGCCCatcgaataaatatttttagccCGGCCAGCCAGTTGATGCGATGTTTGCGGCACGATCTCGACAGGGAGGCGGCAGGCGGCCCACGCCCACAGCCCACAGCTCACGGGCCTCGGAGATTGGAGATCGGATCATCATGGTGACTCTGGGACTATGATGATGTTAGACGCCTGGGTGGTGGGGAATCAGCAGCGGGAAAAACTGCACCCATGTCAGAGGAGCGTTGGCAGCGGAAATCGTTAGCTGAATCATGCCATAAAATATTCCCCACATGCCACCGACAGTGCGTTGCAAAACTATAAACCCATCTCAATTGACAGACCTTTGAACACAACACAGCCACCGCTGATTGTTCTCTATTTGATCGTGCCATTACTTTTGCTACCCACTGTTTATGGCTCGAAAGCAGCTGCTCAAAGTCGAGGGTCTAATTAAAATTGCGAGCCATATAAAGTAATTACGGGTCAATGTTAATCTGCTGAGAGATTCGTTCGCCAAATTGGGCATTACGTTCCGAAAAGGAGTCACAATCGAATTTAAGCGGCTTTGATTACTACAATTTACaacacttttaaaaatgtaataaaaaacgAACTTATCAAATAAGGTCACTAAAGGTAAATTAAAGCTGTTATCGAAGTGGGCTAGTTGTAGATACGGTTAATCTAATTCAATTAGTATTTTAGCATTGAAGCAAGTTTTAACATAGCACAATTAGCAAGATGAGAATGCTAAACATAGGATTAGATAATGCCAGTATGCAGATTGTGCAACAACACTGATAATCTGATTCTTCGTCCTAGTTACTCAAGTGTTTTCTAAAGATGCTCAAGTGTGCGAATAAAAACAAGAAGTACTCGCATAGTCATGTGATCGAGAAATATACACAAGTCTATCTAAATATCTACTACACGTAGTACTCACAGTACAAGAACGCACACCTGACGGCCGGCTGGAGTGAGCTCAtcaatggaatggaatggaatggctCATGCATCATCAGCTCCCTAATTCTAGTCCAAACAAAAGCAGCATTAACTGCAATACCAACAAACAGAAAGAGCCTGTGACGTCTGAAGAGGCACTTAGCCGAGACACGAACCCTGTTGTTGAAtccaaaacaacaaaagcttAATACTCTTTctaaacttttattttcatcttACGCTTTATATTTAGAATATTTCGAACAGTGGCGAACCAAATAGACCGCGCTTTCAtattcctattttttttttttgaattgaaaGGGCATTTCCCAGTCACCTGTTAAATACCAAATTCCACTTGTGGCATTTGTGCTTTTCTGCACGTTTTCCTCCgttcaatttttttatttttttatttttgttttgttaggCCTGCGGACTGTGGGCGCCTGTTTTCATATCCATggcttttcttgtttttgtgctatacatttttatataataatgtTAAGTTTTATTGTTCGACGTAGGCAGCGCGGCATGTTGTATTCCCCggtatttattatacaaatttCGAGAAAAGTGGGCGGCATTTTCCATAATTTCTGTCGTTGCTAATGAATTGACTGGCTAGGCATTTGATTTTCCTACTCGTTTCTGATCCGCAGTCTCCTGCCAAACGTcggatttatttatattggcAGATTTATTCGCCCGTTCGGTCCCCAGAGACTTCTACTTGTGACTTGCTGACGTCGTtggtttggcttttttttatCCAACCGACTGATGCTTGTTTGGTTTGCCTCGCTTTGCTTCGGTTTACTTGGCTATAATTCTTTTTGGgggcaatttaaatttagttgcCGCAATTGTTTGTGAGGTTGCCAAATTTTATCAAGGCATTTGCGAATTTAAGTCTGTTTGCGCTTGAGTCAATTGGCGCACGGAACTTTCCTTTGTGGCGTACTGAATGAATTCGCATTAGATTAGACATTAGACGACATTCCCCGCTAGATATCCAGCAAGATAAATCTGTGATCTGTGTAATTAAGTTTTGAGAACTGGTTCTGGTGTTCTGTGGGTCGCTGGTACAGTGAACTCTCGGTAGCATTCGACGCCCACTGTTAACGCACTGTTGCGTCACTGTAGCGCAACAACGAGCGACTGTAAAATCACCATTGTTTTGCGAACAGAGTGCGTTTCGCTTTGcataaatgcattttacaaGCGTTTAATTGACTTTCAAAACGTGTCACAGGCAATACAAACATGTTTTTGCTGTTAGCCAGCAGCTGTAAGCGGCATGAATGGCCAACTGGCTATGGCTTCGGTTTTTGCCTTCCGATAAATCAGCTAAGCAACCAGTTATTTCCCATGCCGCGATTGCTCAGATCCCAAAAGATCGTGGGCGTTTGAGCGAACCTGCCAAGTGCCTCGGGCGGCTGGGCTCTTAATCAAAAAGCCTGTCAAAATTCTTAATAAAACGCGCTGCAGTCTCTCGAAATATTTGCAAGTGTCTCAACGTCGCATGCGTTTTAATTAAGTGTcgcatatttttaattaaatcacaAACGCCCAGGCGACGCGACTTCTAGGCGATAAAAGCCGCGTGGGCTCTGGAGGGAATCCAAAAGGGAGGAGTGCGATTTGAATCGAGCAAATGGGACAGTTGCCACAACAAAATGCTAAACAAAATGTCTGTCTAGTTTAGAGGCTTTTTCTTTCACAAAATTTAGTGCGTGGGCAGCCGGATGCTGTGAATGGATGCTGCCCAAGCTTCTGTGGAGAGGGAAGTCCCACCGACTTCAGAAGACACCTACACTCCATTCCGAGTAGCTGAATAGATCGGGCTTCGACCGCCCTTTGCATAATCTGCATAAATCGTATCTCAATCTACATTAGCctcaaattgaattggcaTTAGACAGAGAAATAGAGTCAGAGACAGAGGGCACACAGATCAAGACATCCGGgtctatatagtatatagaatatatatatatataccgcacgtatatacatatataccagTTTGGTGGACATGTGATCGAGCGAGGAAACTGCTTGAAATGCAAAGCATAGAGTGCTGCATAAATTAGCCGGGTTTCGAGGGAAGATAACAACGACAGCGAAAACAgttaagaaaacaaaacaagccaCTGAGCTAAAGTACTATACACTTACAAATCTAGTTGTAACACTGGAATTAGCTCAAATATTGTAGTATCTCGAATTTATCAGATTGCCTTAACTAGCTGCTCGACCATTAGTAATTACTTATATCGCCACAGCATCAGCATTATTACCGGCTATTTACCAACCGCGAAATCAATAACCAACAGTAGCCCACAtggattttataatttttcgcCTGCGGGTTAGCTTCCTTCAATGGCTACTGTGATTATGGCTGATGATGTTGCAACATTGGCAATGAAGTCATCATTATCTATTGGCTTCGGGTTAGCTTCTATTGTGGCGCGCATGtgggcaataaataaaatattcgagtacacaaagagaaaaaaaatgaagcaaAATGATTGCCCGCCTGCTTTTTGGTCAAGCGATTGCTAAATAAATCAAGCATACGCCCCGTAAATCATCAGCAATTAATTGTTTTCTTCCCATTTCGTTTTGCATACGCCCTCCAATGAACAATGACTTATAGATTGCCAAAGACCCGGGCCCACATAGTCGTTTTGTATAGACATTAAGATACAATCGTTTGGAATACATTGTAAACGAAGAAAGTTTATGAACTTAATTAGGATTTTATTGTTGGCGAGAGAAATGCCATTTTAAATAAAGCCGGGGCGTTGTTTTCAAGCGTTAATTGAAAGTCAAGAGTCATCGCAAAGTCTTATGACcgcaaaaaaaattgttggtaTTCATCAAGTTAATATGTTTAGCCAACAAAACTCCAACTAATTTCAGCGGATTTGTCATGCGGGGAATGTGATTCAAGCTTAAAAGCTTAGGTTAATTCCGAGAAATCAAATAACTATCAGTTTCGTTAGAAATAGGAATTTATGCTCCAGGTGTGAGCATAAATTTATGTTCCCCAAATCCTTGTGGGAATTATACCCAGGGTTCTGAACAAACCCAGAAATGGGATACAAATACAAgcctaaagaaataaattaatcgTCGACTGGAGGGAGAGGAGGCTGTTTGGCGAGTAGGGGAGGAGCGAAAAGACTTTAACCCAAAGTTGAAGTCAAAACAAAATCGTTTGTTTtcctaacaaaaaaaaaaaaaaaaaaaaaaaaacgaacaaaataaataaaaagaatgATGGCGAAGGTAAACGGGTTTATGGCGCTGGTTGCCAAGCCTCTGtggttgttgccgttgttgtttgCACACTCCACGCTTGGGCATGACAACTTTTAAAACGATTTTTCCTTATAAACGGCTATAATTAATGCTTGTGTtgcctatttatttatttggtttttggtgtGTTTCTATTTGGTATTTGTCTTTTCGGAGTCGCGTGGAAATTGTGAATGAAACGCTAACAGGAAAGTAAAACAATCGCCAAACAAATCTCACTTGCCAATGAGCAGATGGTCGATGCTAATGGTCAGATTTGTGTCTGACACAATTTGGCATATGGACTATCCCCAATCTGCCCTCGCCTTCGTTTgggcaattaaaaacaattgcaCATCTGCGATAGTGCATAATTTTCCTATATTTTTATCCGACATTTTTCCTCTGCATACGGCAGCCGAATCAACACAATCAGCTTTAATTAGAGAGCCCGGCGGGCAGACCGCGCTGATTTGGCTTaatgatttttaattgcaggcgcaaattattaaaaaacattcgacaaaaaaaaaacacatgtgcatatacaaatatgaaaaattgcAGCAGCTGTGGACCACCCAGGCGAAGGCGTTTAAAAACGCGCCGAAATCGCCAGCGACTCGCGCCAAACTATCATAGGTGAGTAATTCGTTGAGTCTAAATTTTTTTAGGTTTCTcgacaatttctttttttttataatctATTACTTATCTACATTTGATATTCTATATTCCAgacttttcattttcctccAGATTTGACACTTACCTGAAATGAAAAGAAGTGTGGAAAAAAGTTAGCAATTTATCGTAATCAATGTTCGGCTAAATTAAAATCACAAATAAAATCATCAGCTGTCTACATAAAAATCTTATCGGCCAGCGACTTTAATGTCGGACATTGAATTACAGCTcgagagcaaaaaaaaaagagatatATAAGacacaatttgcataattcaatggcagcagcagctgatataatttttattgcgATTTTATCAAGAAATCGAAAATGAGCAAACCGAATCGGGGGATCAATGACATTAATATTGATATTGGGGCGATGATTGCCAATCATCATCGCCGCAAGATCGAAATTGGAATTGGATTCGAATGCAAATCAGGAGGAGGCGTTAGCCAAAAGTCACTCAAGCCGAGATCAAGATGATCAGACGATTTGCTCCACAGTAGCGAAATGGAGGagcattctttttttttttcgctgcctCGTTGCCTTGGCTGggtcaaaattaaaataaaaacaacagagCGGCTAATTAGTCGTCGTCGTCTTGAATGTTTCGCTTCTTTTTGTTTCTAAATCGAAATTTATGCGCCTGCCAGACGAAATACCAAATGCTATTTGGCTAGAAATAAACTTGTACGCAGACattgtatatatagtatatatggCTATAGCTTGGCGGCACGAAAATAAAGTCAAGCTGTCTGCGCATTTGTCGTCTGCGATTTGTTGGCAACATTTTACGTGCGACGACGACTCCTTCTGAGAAAACGATTATAAATTGCCAAGGAAACAAGGAAACTCACGACCAAGCAGGGACTCAGAATTCAGAAGTAAAGCTtaagtggggggggggggttgtaCAGTCGAAATTGTTCTTCGAAAAACCCAGATTTACAACTGTCACAGATACCAAGAGGCCACAGCGGATGTCCAGCAGGGATCGTTGATGAATCACCCAGTGGCGCCCGAATAGGGACTTTGCATACGAGATTTAAGTGCATGTGGGTGGGCCGCCAGCCAACAATCAATGCAAGTCGCGTCAAAATGTCAATTCGATTTATGGCCACAGCCCATTTCGCATACAAAAAAGTTCGAAAAGCAATTCCAAACCGATCAACCCAGCAacatgttgttgctgctgctaccgAAGCATTTGctactgcagcagcaacatgttgcttcTAGCCGTTTGATTTTGGCCAGACTGTTTGACTGCTGGCCATTATTGTTACGCTTTTTTGGTCACCTGATGATGAATCAAACATTGGCGACCACTCGCTACCTTTTAAGGCTGCCCCGGCGACAGCATGACGTGTGCAGGCTTTTAATAGACAGGAAAgcaagcatatatatatatataaatcgcAGCCAGCAGACTAACAGACAccgaaaatatgcaaatttcggATTTCGGTTTTCGCATTTCagatagaaaaataaaactcgAACGTATATATagcaatattattttatatgatATGCACATACGGCCAAATGAGCAATACGTGCCAATGTGCGTTGTCATTGGCTCTCGACTTGCGATTCGCGCGATTCTCATTGTGCGGCTAACAAaagttgttgccgttgttgtgtTTGCAGTCTAATAAACATGCCGCCGTGCTGTCTGTGCGACACATTTaccaaccaacaacaaaagttGGTGAGTGGTTCCCATAAAAGTTAGAATATGTCCAGCAACAAAGCGAGTGTgtattaaaaatcatttttctggCCATTAGCAGCAGTTCTATATAGCTGACAAAGTTAGCATGGAGCTGCTAATTCTTACAGGATTATCAAGATTAAAACTCCAAAGAATGTGGAACAATGACCATGCAAAGCAGCTAAGATCATAAATTTTGAAAGAGAGCTGGTGGAAAGAACAGATATGATGTTAATCCTGCATAAGTCAAACAGCTACAGCAAACTCATAAAAATGACGGTGACGGTTTATAGCTGGAGATGCTGCTTACAGCAGAGTTCAAGAAAATAGTCTTCtttgcaagaaaaaaaaaaatttattttacagaACTGTTATATTTTGTCCTCTTATTTATCATTAATTTTTTCTCAGCTCacaaattttcttcaattaTCACGAAACCCAACTCTGATGATCATTTTGAgcacaacacaaaaaaaccCATCATAAAGCTGAGCCCCCCCTTGCAGACCAGCGATAATCGTTTCGAGCATTTAACGCATTTGTATGgggataaaaaacaaaaacgaaaatcaaCCCGAGAACGGCATACAATCCACTCAAATTTCACTTCATTTATCACGAAATCCATCATCAGCCAACGGCCGGCAGCAGTTAGCAAAGGAGCTGGAAAGCCAGAGAGATGAAGGAGAGCCAAGTTACTtgcatttatttgattttgattaatCGTCAACGAAATTAAGCGGAATTTGTGGCTGAGGCGGTGGTAGTTGTTCCCCGATGGAGTTTCGTTTTTGGGCCGGCAGGAAGCTGCATTTACATATGCCCAAGGATGCATATGTGCGAGTACGTGTATCTGGCAGATACATATCATTTCACTTGCCCAGCCCCACAGCGAATTCCATGCCAATGTTTTgacaaacagcagcagctgccgcctACTCAGCATTCAGCATATCCGCATCTTCCCGGTGCACAGCACAAATGCAGTGTATAACtcggatggatggatggatggttggatggtcGGATGGGATGGAGGACCGGACGAACGGAGGACGGACGGATTCGCCTCGCCTCGATCGTCATTTTCACGCGCCCTGTGAGCGGCACACACATGTGTGCTCCACACGCTGGCGACAGACATCAGCAACGGCTGATCCGAGAAAACAGGATATGCGCACGCTGCACTCGAAGAACTGCAGCAGAACAGCAAAAAGAGGCAAGATGCTGAGGCTGAACAAACACATCTCAATTGAATGGTGCCATTTGATTAAGAATTAATGGAATAATCTGTAGTTAATCACAAGGCGACAGCTCGAGAGGAAGTGCTGCCTGTGAATAACAATATAACTCAAGTTCAATCTAAAACATTTAAgtaaattgtttatttgtatttataaagcATATAACCAAGATACAAGGTGTTATTAACTTATGCAATTTTCTCGTAACGAATCTCTGAATTCGCGCCGCGCAATTTTAATGTAATTCTCTCAATAAAGAAAGTACAGCTGCATATCGTATGGCATTGTACTCTAACGTTTAGCTGGGCCAAGTAAATCAGGTTTTATTTGAATTCCCTGCCATTTGCGATTCCGAGAATAATTCGTTAATCTTTCATCTGATTAAGCGCATCGCAATGGGCAACCTTTCATTGTGTGAATATTGTATTCAAATTGAAGATCATGAGTCGCCGTTCAAGTCAATGCCGCCAGAGTAATCGCTGATTTAAAACGAATCCACGTAGCCGAGAGATATGGCCATATTAGTATGACGCCTTACTTTTTTCCGTCCGAAGACGCGACGGATGTCTAGTCGGTGATTTTCTGCTGATCGCTCAGAACGCATCGCTCGGAAGGCCCGACAAATCAATGACCCCCTTCTTTGCGTGTGCTTTTCGGCCGAGGGAAAATCGACAGG
The sequence above is a segment of the Drosophila melanogaster chromosome 2L genome. Coding sequences within it:
- the tkv gene encoding thickveins, isoform B, whose protein sequence is MAAAALSGMEMGSGPGSEGYEDADNEKSKTVENARSLTCYCDGSCPDNVSNGTCETRPGGSCFSAVQQLYDETTGMYEEERTYGCMPPEDNGGFLMCKVAAVPHLHGKNIVCCDKEDFCNRDLYPTYTPKLTTPAPDLPVSSESLHTLAVFGSIIISLSVFMLIVASLCFTYKRREKLRKQPRLINSMCNSQLSPLSQLVEQSSGSGSGLPLLVQRTIAKQIQMVRLVGKGRYGEVWLAKWRDERVAVKTFFTTEEASWFRETEIYQTVLMRHDNILGFIAADIKGNGSWTQMLLITDYHEMGSLHDYLSMSVINPQKLQLLAFSLASGLAHLHDEIFGTPGKPAIAHRDIKSKNILVKRNGQCAIADFGLAVKYNSELDVIHIAQNPRVGTRRYMAPEVLSQQLDPKQFEEFKRADMYSVGLVLWEMTRRCYTPVSGTKTTTCEDYALPYHDVVPSDPTFEDMHAVVCVKGFRPPIPSRWQEDDVLATVSKIMQECWHPNPTVRLTALRVKKTLGRLETDCLIDVPIKIV
- the tkv gene encoding thickveins, isoform A gives rise to the protein MFCFLLVFGVNVVLVHLTTGEFSANVQPDVEAMAAAALSGMEMGSGPGSEGYEDADNEKSKTVENARSLTCYCDGSCPDNVSNGTCETRPGGSCFSAVQQLYDETTGMYEEERTYGCMPPEDNGGFLMCKVAAVPHLHGKNIVCCDKEDFCNRDLYPTYTPKLTTPAPDLPVSSESLHTLAVFGSIIISLSVFMLIVASLCFTYKRREKLRKQPRLINSMCNSQLSPLSQLVEQSSGSGSGLPLLVQRTIAKQIQMVRLVGKGRYGEVWLAKWRDERVAVKTFFTTEEASWFRETEIYQTVLMRHDNILGFIAADIKGNGSWTQMLLITDYHEMGSLHDYLSMSVINPQKLQLLAFSLASGLAHLHDEIFGTPGKPAIAHRDIKSKNILVKRNGQCAIADFGLAVKYNSELDVIHIAQNPRVGTRRYMAPEVLSQQLDPKQFEEFKRADMYSVGLVLWEMTRRCYTPVSGTKTTTCEDYALPYHDVVPSDPTFEDMHAVVCVKGFRPPIPSRWQEDDVLATVSKIMQECWHPNPTVRLTALRVKKTLGRLETDCLIDVPIKIV
- the tkv gene encoding thickveins, isoform C, whose protein sequence is MRLQLVALELQATSGTADGLFEEIALEALTRSEFSANVQPDVEAMAAAALSGMEMGSGPGSEGYEDADNEKSKTVENARSLTCYCDGSCPDNVSNGTCETRPGGSCFSAVQQLYDETTGMYEEERTYGCMPPEDNGGFLMCKVAAVPHLHGKNIVCCDKEDFCNRDLYPTYTPKLTTPAPDLPVSSESLHTLAVFGSIIISLSVFMLIVASLCFTYKRREKLRKQPRLINSMCNSQLSPLSQLVEQSSGSGSGLPLLVQRTIAKQIQMVRLVGKGRYGEVWLAKWRDERVAVKTFFTTEEASWFRETEIYQTVLMRHDNILGFIAADIKGNGSWTQMLLITDYHEMGSLHDYLSMSVINPQKLQLLAFSLASGLAHLHDEIFGTPGKPAIAHRDIKSKNILVKRNGQCAIADFGLAVKYNSELDVIHIAQNPRVGTRRYMAPEVLSQQLDPKQFEEFKRADMYSVGLVLWEMTRRCYTPVSGTKTTTCEDYALPYHDVVPSDPTFEDMHAVVCVKGFRPPIPSRWQEDDVLATVSKIMQECWHPNPTVRLTALRVKKTLGRLETDCLIDVPIKIV
- the tkv gene encoding thickveins, isoform D, producing MAPKSRKKKAHARSLTCYCDGSCPDNVSNGTCETRPGGSCFSAVQQLYDETTGMYEEERTYGCMPPEDNGGFLMCKVAAVPHLHGKNIVCCDKEDFCNRDLYPTYTPKLTTPAPDLPVSSESLHTLAVFGSIIISLSVFMLIVASLCFTYKRREKLRKQPRLINSMCNSQLSPLSQLVEQSSGSGSGLPLLVQRTIAKQIQMVRLVGKGRYGEVWLAKWRDERVAVKTFFTTEEASWFRETEIYQTVLMRHDNILGFIAADIKGNGSWTQMLLITDYHEMGSLHDYLSMSVINPQKLQLLAFSLASGLAHLHDEIFGTPGKPAIAHRDIKSKNILVKRNGQCAIADFGLAVKYNSELDVIHIAQNPRVGTRRYMAPEVLSQQLDPKQFEEFKRADMYSVGLVLWEMTRRCYTPVSGTKTTTCEDYALPYHDVVPSDPTFEDMHAVVCVKGFRPPIPSRWQEDDVLATVSKIMQECWHPNPTVRLTALRVKKTLGRLETDCLIDVPIKIV